A single window of Mycobacterium sp. ITM-2016-00318 DNA harbors:
- a CDS encoding nuclear transport factor 2 family protein, which translates to MTHKLEITELLYRYAELIDAGDFDGIGQLLARSTFGGSGTGSVSGADNIANLFAMTTRRYPDHQNTPRTRHLVLNPIVELADDDTATTRSTFCVVQDTESVPIQPIVVGRYYDKFGRDDDGWYFTERKVEIQMIGDVSAHLMVDPRNFG; encoded by the coding sequence GTGACCCACAAACTCGAGATCACCGAGCTGCTGTACCGGTATGCCGAGCTCATCGACGCCGGTGACTTCGACGGCATCGGTCAGCTGCTGGCCCGATCCACCTTCGGCGGATCGGGGACCGGATCGGTCTCGGGTGCCGACAACATCGCCAACCTGTTCGCGATGACAACCCGCCGATACCCCGACCACCAGAACACGCCGCGCACAAGGCATCTGGTGCTCAACCCGATCGTCGAGCTCGCCGACGACGACACCGCCACCACCCGATCGACGTTCTGCGTCGTCCAGGACACGGAGAGCGTGCCGATTCAGCCGATCGTCGTCGGTCGTTACTACGACAAATTCGGTCGCGACGACGACGGGTGGTACTTCACAGAGCGCAAGGTGGAGATCCAGATGATCGGCGACGTCTCGGCCCACCTCATGGTCGATCCGCGCAACTTCGGCTGA
- the groES gene encoding co-chaperone GroES — MASVNIKPLEDKILVQANEAETTTASGLVIPDTAKEKPQEGTVVAVGPGRWDEDGEKRIPLDVSEGDTVIYSKYGGTEIKYGGEEYLILSARDVLAIVNK, encoded by the coding sequence GTGGCGAGCGTGAACATCAAGCCACTCGAGGACAAGATCCTCGTACAGGCCAACGAGGCCGAGACCACGACCGCATCCGGTCTGGTCATCCCCGACACCGCCAAGGAGAAGCCGCAGGAAGGCACCGTCGTCGCAGTTGGCCCCGGCCGCTGGGATGAGGACGGCGAAAAACGGATCCCGCTGGACGTGTCCGAGGGCGACACCGTCATCTACAGCAAGTACGGCGGCACCGAGATTAAGTACGGCGGCGAGGAGTACTTGATCCTGTCCGCACGCGACGTGCTGGCCATCGTCAACAAGTAA
- the tsaD gene encoding tRNA (adenosine(37)-N6)-threonylcarbamoyltransferase complex transferase subunit TsaD, whose amino-acid sequence MTTILAIESSCDETGIGIAELAADGTVTLLADEVASSVDEHVRFGGVVPEIASRAHLEALGPTMRRALDAAGIAKPDVVAATIGPGLAGALLVGVAAAKAYAVAWQVPFYAVNHLGGHLAADVFDHGSLPECVGLLVSGGHTNLLHVRSLAEPMEELGSTVDDAAGEAYDKVARLLGLGYPGGKVLDDLARQGDPDAIVFPRGMTGPRDDPYAFSFSGLKTAVARYVLKNPSAPQADVAAGFQEAVADVLTMKAVRAATERGVSTLLIAGGVAANSRLRELAAQRCAANGLTLRIPRPRLCTDNGAMIASFAAHLVAAGAPPSPLDVASDPGLPVVKGQL is encoded by the coding sequence ATGACGACCATCCTGGCGATCGAAAGCTCCTGCGATGAGACCGGAATCGGCATCGCCGAGCTGGCCGCCGACGGCACCGTGACGCTGCTCGCCGATGAGGTGGCCTCCAGCGTCGACGAACACGTGCGATTCGGCGGTGTGGTGCCCGAGATCGCCTCGCGGGCACATCTCGAGGCACTTGGGCCGACCATGCGCCGCGCGCTGGACGCGGCGGGCATCGCCAAGCCGGATGTCGTCGCGGCCACCATCGGTCCTGGGCTGGCAGGCGCCCTGTTGGTGGGCGTCGCCGCGGCCAAGGCGTACGCGGTCGCATGGCAGGTGCCGTTCTACGCGGTCAACCACCTCGGCGGGCACCTGGCCGCCGACGTGTTCGACCATGGCTCACTGCCCGAATGCGTCGGCCTGCTGGTCTCCGGCGGCCACACCAATTTGCTGCACGTGCGCTCGCTGGCCGAACCGATGGAGGAGCTCGGCAGCACCGTCGACGACGCAGCGGGGGAGGCCTACGACAAGGTCGCGCGCCTGCTCGGCCTCGGCTATCCCGGCGGCAAAGTGCTCGACGACCTCGCCCGCCAGGGCGATCCCGACGCGATCGTGTTCCCCCGCGGCATGACCGGACCGCGCGACGACCCGTACGCGTTCAGCTTCTCCGGCCTCAAGACGGCCGTTGCCCGCTACGTGTTGAAGAACCCCTCGGCGCCGCAGGCTGACGTCGCCGCCGGGTTCCAGGAGGCGGTCGCCGACGTGCTCACGATGAAGGCGGTGCGGGCGGCTACCGAGCGCGGAGTTTCGACGCTGTTGATCGCGGGCGGTGTGGCCGCCAACTCCCGGCTGCGCGAGCTGGCTGCACAACGTTGCGCGGCTAACGGTCTGACACTTCGCATCCCGCGCCCGCGACTGTGCACCGACAACGGCGCGATGATCGCGTCGTTCGCGGCGCATCTCGTCGCAGCGGGCGCCCCGCCGTCCCCGCTCGACGTCGCAAGCGATCCCGGTCTGCCGGTGGTGAAAGGACAGCTGTGA
- the groL gene encoding chaperonin GroEL (60 kDa chaperone family; promotes refolding of misfolded polypeptides especially under stressful conditions; forms two stacked rings of heptamers to form a barrel-shaped 14mer; ends can be capped by GroES; misfolded proteins enter the barrel where they are refolded when GroES binds), with protein MAKEIQFNETARRAMEAGVDKLADAVRVTLGPRGRHVVLAKAFGGPTVTNDGVTIAREIDLEDPFENLGAQLVKSVATKTNDVAGDGTTTATVLAQAIIKAGLRNVAAGANPMALGAGISKAADAVSEALLASATPVSDKKGIAQVATVSSRDEQLGELVGEAMTTVGADGVVSVEESSTLNTELEVTDGVGFDKGFISAYFITDFDAQEAVLEDALVLLHREKVSSLPDLLPLLEKVAEAGKPLLIIAEDVEGEVLSTLVVNAIRKTLKAVAVKAPFFGDRRKAFLEDLAIVTGGQVVNPDVGLLLREVGLDVLGSARRVVVSKDQTVIVDGGGTKDAIEGRKAQLRSEIEASDSDWDREKLEERLAKLAGGVAVIKVGAATETALKERKESVEDAVAAAKAAVEEGIIAGGGSALLRARKAVEKLREGLSGDERTGADVFAAALSAPLFWIATNAGLDGAVVVNKVAELPDGQGFNATTLEYGDLASDGVVDPVKVTRSAVLNAASVARMVLTTETAIVEKPEETADDGHGHGHHHH; from the coding sequence ATGGCAAAAGAAATCCAATTCAACGAGACCGCGCGCCGTGCAATGGAAGCGGGCGTTGACAAGCTCGCCGACGCGGTACGCGTGACACTGGGACCGCGCGGTCGGCACGTCGTGCTGGCCAAGGCCTTCGGCGGACCCACGGTAACCAACGACGGCGTCACCATCGCCCGCGAGATCGATCTGGAAGACCCGTTCGAGAACCTCGGCGCTCAGCTGGTGAAGTCGGTGGCCACCAAGACCAACGACGTTGCGGGCGACGGCACCACCACCGCGACCGTGCTCGCGCAGGCGATAATCAAGGCTGGCCTTCGCAACGTCGCCGCGGGAGCCAACCCGATGGCGCTGGGCGCCGGTATCTCCAAGGCCGCCGACGCGGTATCCGAGGCGCTGCTCGCGTCGGCCACCCCGGTGTCCGACAAGAAGGGCATCGCCCAGGTGGCGACGGTTTCCTCGCGCGACGAACAGCTCGGTGAGCTGGTCGGCGAGGCGATGACCACGGTCGGGGCCGACGGCGTCGTCAGCGTCGAGGAGTCGTCGACGCTGAACACCGAGCTGGAGGTCACCGACGGCGTCGGCTTCGACAAGGGCTTCATCTCGGCTTACTTCATCACCGACTTCGACGCCCAGGAGGCGGTTCTCGAAGACGCGCTGGTGTTGTTGCACCGCGAGAAGGTCAGTTCGCTGCCCGACCTGCTTCCGCTCCTCGAGAAGGTGGCCGAAGCCGGCAAGCCGCTGCTGATCATCGCCGAAGACGTTGAGGGCGAGGTGCTTTCGACCCTGGTTGTGAACGCCATTCGCAAGACGCTGAAGGCTGTCGCGGTCAAGGCGCCGTTCTTCGGCGACCGCCGCAAGGCGTTCCTCGAAGACCTCGCCATCGTCACCGGCGGTCAGGTGGTCAACCCCGACGTCGGCTTGCTGCTGCGCGAGGTCGGTCTCGACGTGCTCGGGTCGGCGCGCCGCGTCGTGGTCAGCAAGGACCAGACTGTGATCGTCGACGGCGGTGGCACGAAGGACGCCATCGAGGGGCGTAAGGCGCAGCTGCGGTCGGAGATCGAGGCCAGCGATTCCGATTGGGACCGCGAGAAGCTTGAGGAGCGGCTGGCCAAGTTGGCGGGCGGTGTGGCCGTCATCAAGGTCGGAGCGGCCACCGAGACGGCCCTCAAAGAGCGCAAGGAGAGCGTCGAGGACGCGGTCGCGGCCGCGAAGGCTGCGGTCGAGGAGGGCATCATCGCAGGCGGCGGCTCGGCGCTCCTTCGGGCCCGCAAGGCCGTCGAGAAGCTGCGCGAGGGCCTCAGCGGTGACGAGCGCACCGGTGCCGACGTCTTCGCCGCCGCGCTGTCGGCGCCACTGTTCTGGATCGCGACCAACGCCGGGCTGGATGGCGCTGTCGTCGTCAACAAGGTCGCCGAGCTGCCCGACGGGCAGGGCTTCAACGCGACGACGCTGGAGTACGGCGATCTTGCGTCCGACGGTGTCGTCGACC
- a CDS encoding alpha/beta fold hydrolase, which yields MHYDLRLRPEQPETPSADAFAVHRREVPPTPGRDGLSLAFVHERPRDGVGYPLVLLHGYPETKRIWWRNIRPLADAGHEVIALDLRGYGDSDLSSEDVYDLAAWSRDIYLLVHDVLGYERCGVVAGDLGGAISCDLVQRYPGFVEKLVFFDSVPPFLFDDFAAAGIDITSIRAIGEGPTSDYRYLQGVTPDELAAELDTPAKRRRYVAGMYGHRLWASPGTFTAADVDFMTEPFSTEERLRAGWAAYQLMHGRKISEPPILDRKIDVPTLILYGMDDHVVGPDFLPTCEIAFTDRTGPVVLPGAGHFLQWERADLFNPLVTAYFGDVRVRHGR from the coding sequence GTGCACTACGACTTGCGTCTGCGGCCCGAACAACCCGAGACACCGTCCGCTGACGCCTTTGCGGTCCACCGCAGGGAGGTTCCTCCCACGCCTGGTCGCGACGGCCTGTCCCTCGCTTTCGTGCACGAGAGGCCCAGAGACGGGGTCGGCTATCCCCTCGTCCTCTTGCACGGCTACCCCGAGACCAAACGTATCTGGTGGCGCAACATTCGTCCCTTGGCCGACGCCGGTCATGAGGTGATCGCACTTGATCTGCGCGGCTACGGCGACTCCGACCTGTCCTCCGAGGATGTGTACGACCTCGCGGCGTGGAGCCGCGACATCTACCTGCTGGTCCATGATGTGCTCGGGTACGAACGGTGCGGCGTGGTCGCCGGCGATCTGGGCGGCGCGATCTCCTGCGACCTCGTCCAGCGGTACCCGGGTTTCGTGGAGAAACTCGTCTTCTTCGACTCCGTACCCCCGTTCCTGTTCGACGACTTCGCCGCAGCGGGCATCGACATCACCTCGATTCGCGCGATCGGCGAGGGGCCGACAAGTGACTACCGATACCTCCAGGGCGTGACCCCCGACGAACTGGCCGCCGAGCTGGACACACCCGCCAAGCGCAGGCGCTACGTCGCCGGAATGTACGGCCACCGGCTGTGGGCGTCACCGGGCACCTTCACCGCGGCCGACGTCGACTTCATGACCGAACCGTTCTCGACCGAAGAGCGATTGCGCGCGGGGTGGGCGGCCTATCAACTCATGCATGGACGAAAAATCAGTGAGCCGCCGATCCTGGACCGCAAGATCGACGTCCCGACGTTGATCCTCTACGGCATGGACGACCACGTCGTCGGACCCGATTTCCTGCCCACTTGCGAGATCGCTTTCACGGACAGAACCGGTCCTGTGGTGCTTCCGGGTGCAGGCCACTTCTTGCAGTGGGAGCGAGCCGACCTGTTCAACCCGCTGGTCACCGCCTACTTCGGCGACGTCCGCGTTCGCCACGGGCGATAG